The following proteins are encoded in a genomic region of Maribacter hydrothermalis:
- a CDS encoding IS1182 family transposase: protein MQGKKEYQEKLFASFQLSERIPKNNFYRRLGSALDLGFLYKLTRPYYGESGQKSIDPVVFFKLCLVGYLENLISDRKLIAHCSMRLDILYFIGYDIDEELPWHSTISRTRQLFPESVFEEVFTNILQLCIEKGMVSGHTQAIDSAPVKANASMDTLELKVPEEELKEHLVRIRAISAMDREVPHRKSKDNKADKGDRSITASGKELNAIKSRNKKWAKDQDQRPGAGNKGAKYTSNKTHYSPTDPDARISVKPGKARKLNYLSQLSVDTAHHVITDIRAYHADGKDNQQLQDIVQRLQRRLWQQGLVFENCVADTGYSSGENYAFLENQGLKSFIPPHGTYKGGPDGFTYIREHDNYLCPQGKVIPFKKVFLDSRTKTKKKAYRASSKICKGCSIMESCLGKVNEKQFSVTYYRAEYERNIARVESPQGRYMKGKRQSTVEPVFGTLTQFMGMRKINTIGLEQANKVMHLSAIAYNLKKYLKFELKRSNSGLAKLAFKVFIKSTVQDMFSVFLRHQKVTF, encoded by the coding sequence ATGCAGGGAAAAAAGGAGTACCAGGAGAAGCTTTTCGCTAGTTTCCAACTTAGTGAACGTATACCGAAGAACAATTTTTACAGGCGTTTGGGATCCGCCCTTGATCTTGGTTTCCTCTATAAGTTGACTCGGCCCTATTATGGGGAGAGCGGTCAAAAGAGCATAGACCCCGTGGTGTTCTTCAAGCTTTGTCTGGTGGGTTATCTGGAGAACCTTATCAGCGACCGTAAACTGATTGCGCATTGTTCGATGCGCTTGGACATTCTTTATTTCATAGGCTATGACATTGATGAGGAACTTCCATGGCACAGTACCATAAGCCGTACACGCCAACTGTTTCCAGAGTCCGTTTTCGAGGAAGTGTTCACGAATATTTTACAGTTGTGTATAGAAAAGGGAATGGTAAGTGGTCATACCCAAGCGATAGATTCGGCACCGGTAAAGGCGAACGCGAGTATGGATACCTTGGAACTGAAAGTGCCCGAGGAAGAACTAAAGGAGCACTTGGTGCGGATACGGGCGATCAGCGCCATGGACAGGGAAGTGCCACACCGTAAGTCCAAGGATAATAAAGCGGATAAGGGCGATCGTAGTATTACCGCAAGTGGAAAGGAGCTGAATGCGATAAAGAGCCGTAACAAGAAGTGGGCGAAGGATCAGGATCAAAGACCCGGTGCAGGTAATAAAGGTGCGAAGTACACCAGTAACAAAACACATTATAGCCCAACGGACCCCGATGCCAGGATAAGTGTGAAACCCGGCAAGGCCAGAAAGCTGAACTATCTTTCTCAACTTAGTGTTGACACGGCGCATCATGTTATAACCGACATCAGGGCGTACCATGCAGATGGAAAGGATAACCAGCAATTACAGGATATCGTACAACGCTTGCAAAGAAGATTATGGCAACAAGGTCTGGTATTTGAAAACTGCGTGGCCGATACGGGGTATAGTAGCGGGGAGAACTATGCATTTCTGGAAAACCAAGGGCTAAAAAGTTTCATTCCACCGCATGGCACCTATAAAGGTGGTCCCGATGGGTTTACGTACATCAGGGAACACGACAATTATCTATGCCCACAGGGCAAGGTGATCCCTTTCAAAAAAGTGTTCCTTGACAGCCGGACCAAGACCAAAAAGAAGGCGTACCGCGCGTCGAGCAAGATCTGCAAGGGCTGCTCGATCATGGAAAGCTGCCTTGGAAAGGTCAACGAGAAACAGTTCTCGGTCACGTATTATCGGGCGGAATACGAACGGAACATCGCAAGGGTCGAGAGCCCACAGGGCAGGTATATGAAGGGTAAACGACAAAGCACCGTAGAACCCGTTTTCGGTACCCTCACCCAGTTCATGGGCATGCGCAAGATAAATACGATAGGTCTGGAACAGGCCAACAAGGTGATGCACCTCTCCGCAATCGCCTATAACCTTAAGAAGTACCTGAAATTTGAACTGAAACGTTCAAATAGTGGGCTAGCAAAGCTTGCTTTTAAGGTCTTTATAAAAAGTACTGTCCAAGATATGTTTTCAGTATTCCTAAGGCATCAAAAAGTGACATTCTAA
- a CDS encoding thioredoxin, with amino-acid sequence MKKSIFYHAGCPVCVSAEQDIVNLVGTENVEIVNIGQDRNRISEAEKAGVNSVPALVTPNGNTLHINFGASIADVKG; translated from the coding sequence ATGAAAAAATCAATTTTCTATCACGCAGGATGTCCAGTTTGTGTAAGTGCAGAACAAGATATCGTAAATTTAGTAGGTACTGAAAATGTTGAAATCGTCAATATTGGACAAGACCGAAACAGAATTTCAGAAGCAGAAAAAGCAGGAGTAAACTCTGTCCCAGCTTTAGTCACACCTAATGGCAATACATTACATATTAACTTTGGTGCCTCAATTGCAGATGTAAAAGGTTAA
- a CDS encoding DUF2024 family protein — MKVAVWDTYVKREDGNIMHFDILVPDNVTNEQTIFNFGRDYLNTKTFKTNQLSANECRLCHIEQATEEIVLSIENKGYYIIEMENCN, encoded by the coding sequence ATGAAAGTAGCAGTTTGGGACACTTATGTAAAAAGAGAAGATGGTAATATTATGCATTTTGATATACTGGTTCCTGATAATGTAACCAATGAACAAACCATATTTAATTTTGGAAGAGATTATCTAAATACTAAAACTTTTAAAACAAATCAATTATCAGCAAATGAATGTCGTCTTTGCCATATTGAGCAAGCAACAGAAGAAATAGTTTTATCAATTGAAAACAAAGGATATTACATAATAGAAATGGAAAATTGTAATTAA
- a CDS encoding MarR family winged helix-turn-helix transcriptional regulator, giving the protein MKESTFNPAQQEKDISSKIVAGMERVSEVFKILLWEKAKLVGLSPIQIQILIFIAFHKRELCNVSHLAKEFNVTKPTVSDAIKVLDKKRLILKDYSSSDNRSYSITLSELGTEVISQTYNFSNPIKKQIDSFSTSELESLFETLSQLIYKLNHNGILSVQRTCYGCKFYQKNQESDYCNLLQKELLNGEIRLDCPEYAEKASD; this is encoded by the coding sequence ATGAAAGAAAGTACATTTAACCCAGCACAACAAGAAAAAGACATTTCCAGTAAAATAGTTGCAGGAATGGAACGCGTTTCGGAAGTATTTAAAATCTTATTATGGGAAAAAGCTAAATTAGTTGGATTAAGCCCAATTCAAATTCAAATACTCATTTTTATAGCTTTTCACAAACGAGAATTGTGCAACGTTAGTCATCTTGCAAAAGAATTTAACGTAACAAAACCGACCGTAAGTGATGCGATTAAGGTTTTGGACAAGAAAAGACTAATTCTAAAAGACTATTCATCATCAGATAATCGTAGTTATTCCATAACCTTGTCTGAATTAGGAACTGAAGTAATTTCTCAAACCTATAATTTCTCAAACCCAATAAAAAAACAGATTGATAGTTTTTCAACATCTGAATTAGAAAGCCTTTTCGAAACTTTAAGCCAACTGATTTACAAATTAAATCACAACGGTATTTTAAGCGTTCAAAGAACTTGCTATGGATGTAAATTTTATCAAAAAAACCAAGAATCGGATTATTGTAATCTACTTCAAAAAGAATTATTAAATGGAGAGATTAGATTAGACTGTCCAGAATATGCAGAAAAAGCCAGTGACTAA